A segment of the Manis javanica isolate MJ-LG chromosome 17, MJ_LKY, whole genome shotgun sequence genome:
ccaaatgaaaagaaagtgaTTTGGAATAGCAGACCGTGGGAAGAGTAAGTGAAGATTcaagctgggggtggaggggagcgAGGGGAAACGTGCATTCGGGGAGTCAGCGAAGGCCACCCGTGGGGTGCCGCAGGTGACAGTCGAGCCAAGACCCAAAGGAGAGCAGGGCACGAAGGTGCCATCGCGCTGCCCAGCCCGGCGCTCCGGTCCCGGCACACTGACCACGGCCCGGAGCCCGGCCCGGCGGGTGGCACCGCGGCGCTCGCGGCACGCGGCCCGGCTTGCCTCTGCGGGGCCCGAGTCGGGGGTCCGCCGCGCCGGGGGTGGGTTGCAGCCCCGCGGCCCGGAGAGCGGCCCCGCCGCGCGTCCAGGCTCCGCCTCGCGCCGCTGCGCCCACCCCTCCCGGCCGCCGCCATTGGCCGCGCGCGCCGCCTCCGCCTCGGCCTCGCACTTCCTGGCGGAGCCATGGCTGCGCGGCCGGCTGGGCCCGGGGCCCGGGGGCTCCGGCCCCGCCGCCCTGCCCGCCGCGCCCCGCCGCCGGGGGTCTCCGCGCCGCGCCCGTAGCGCGCCCTCCCAGGTGGGCCTCCGCGCgcgcccgccgccgcctcccggGGCCGCGCGCCGTCCAGGGGCCGGAGCGGGGGCACCCGGGGGCCCGGGCCTGCGAGCCGCGCCCTCCCCCGCCCGCCCCGCGACGTCCCTTTGTGCTCGGGGCGGGTGGGCGCGGGCCGccgcggggggtggggggcggcgcCCCGCAGGTCGGCAGGTGCGGCCTGTGCCGCCCAGGTGAGTGTCCCCGCGCCCCGCCGCCTGTCCGCAGCCGGCTCGAGCCCGCCCGGCGGCCGCGGTGCCGGCAGTTCCGCCCGGGGGTGTCGGGTCCGAACCGGCGACAGCGGCGCCCCCGAGAGCCTGCCTCGGGACCCGGGACGGTGAGTGCCGGCGGGCCTGTGTCCACCTCATCCGCCCTGGGCTTCCCCGAGCGCTGTGCTCGGGCAGGTTCGGGGTGGAAACGCGGGGAAGGCACTCGGAGAGGAGGGTCCCCGGGGACCCTCGCGCCGGACGTGGCTCCAGTCCCCATGTTTATCGAAAAACCTTGTAGGCGTAGCTGGTGATTGTCACCGCCCAGGTGGGTGGCCTTGACCCTCAACCTGCTCCCAGAAAGCCGGGGAGGCAGCGGATACCCAATACTGCTGTAGAAATCCGCTCCAAACCACTTACCCCGAGACAAAGGGGAGCCTCCGCCCCCGGGGAAACTCTCGAGAAATCTTGGCCTAGAAAAGAAAGCTTTTAGCACCGGGGGTAAACCTGAGCCCGGGCTGGCTGCCTGGGGCGGTGGAGGGGGACCAGCTGCTTATGTTGTGTGACCTtggtgggggggcggggggcggctTCCACCACCTGCACCTGAGTGTCAGATGCTGGTGGCACCTGTCTCGGGGCAAAGGTGAAAGAAGCAGGCCTTGCAGGAGTGCTGCTTCCTTCGCGCTCTCAGCCCCGCAGCAACTACCGGGCAGTCAGAAAGGACAAGCGAGGGTACAGCGGGCCTTTATCAGAAAGTTGCTAGTTTGTCAGGAGAAATCTAGTTGTTCCTTCCCCCAGGGAACTGGACAGGATGGTCTGCGCCTGAATTTACTCCTCCCGTGGGAACGCTGGAGCCCCCCTCTCTGTGTCCCGGATTATCCTGACACAGTGCTGGCTTTTTGTCACGTTGTTCTTTATTAGTAAAGGATGTTTGTTCAACAGGTGACAAGCTGACTCTTCTCAGTTCAGCAGGGGAAAAACTTCCTCCTCAAACCCTCAGCCCCAGTAGGTAACGTGCCCCTATTGGTAGCTTAGTGCTTCCGCTGTGTGTCCCCATCCTTGAGGTCCCCCAAAGTCGGCTCAGTGCTGTTAGTGAGCTGCTTGGCATTTCAAAGCTGGAGGAAACCTTAACATTGCCCGCCTACCAGCCCACCCCATGGGCGTGGCCATGAGGTCTGGAGAGGTTTACCTGCTTGTTCAAGTTCATACTGGCTGTTCCCAGGCGGGGCACAGGCAGAGGTTTCCTGTCTGTGGGTGTTTCTTCATGGCCAGGGCGGGTAGCCTAGTAAGAGCACAGAAGCTTCCTGGGTTGGAATCCCAACCCTTCCACTTCCTCCTGCCCATTGCTGGACAAGTTACTTCTCCTCACTGGTCTCAGCTTCCTCCTCCCTAAACAGAATAATAGTGCTGTCCTTGTGGGGTTGTTTTGGGGGTAAAATCAGCTAAGACTCAGGAAAGCCCTGAAGACAGTGCCTGTGTCTAGAAGGAGAGCGTATTTAACGTGTGGTAATGTGTACTGCTCTTCATCTTAACTaaattatgatattttaaaagtacGATACTCTCAAAGTCTGGGCCCCATTCAGCAGGCTTCATGGTGAAGGGCTCATGTCTATCCAGTTTTGAAGCTGGGCAGACCCAGGTTTGATTCCCAGCCATTTACTGACTTTGTGACCTTGAACTCAAtctcctcgtctgtaaaatggggcaggtAACATCAGCCTGgccaggtggaggtgggggttaAATGAGATAGCATGTAAATCCCTTAGCTTGGTTCCAGGGTCCTAGTCTAGGCTAGCCAAAAAGTCCAGTTGAGATCAAGCATCAGAAGGTGTAGGTATTTGTAGGAGGTGGCCTCAAAGACATGATATTGTCCGATTTCAGAAGGTAAAGGAACCCTTGTTAAATGTTCTCATTCTAACCTGGTTTTTGCAACTTGCAGCGTGAAAGCGGTCTTGGTAGTATGCTGTTTTCTCCGTGTGACTGTTTTCGCCCTTGTCGTTGATCTTATCAGCATCAGTAGCTACTGCAATTAATGAGTAACCTAGAGTTATCACCACCCGCTCAGACATCCTGTTCTTGTCGTAGGGCTGCAGTCTCGCTTATGATGGAGGGAAGCCGGCCGACGCGAGTGTCTCGGCCATACAAGATCAGCGAATCCTCAAAGGTCCGTCAATGGTCGCTTACCACCTGTGCGTGTTGCCTAAGAAGTGTGATATTTTTCTGATGAGATCATTCTTAACATACAGCCTGGATTTCTATCCTTGCTGGTGGTGTTCACATCTTTGTTGATGAGTAGAGCGGCCTGGGCATGGAATGGAAGCCTCAGACTCAACAGGGAGTGGGAGGGATGTTGGGGACACGACTTATTTATTCTGTGCCCCAACCCGAAGAGGTGGGTGGGACAGGAGAAGAGCCATGGGATTTCCGTCCTCACCTAGGAGTAAAAAACCCCAAGGACGTGTCTGTTGAGAAGCTAGTGCCCAACCTTATGTTGGGGGGCCACACAGTGTGTGCCTGGATGTTTTAAGGGCCTGTTCTCTTCCCCCAGTCAGTCATGACTTTCTGGGACCCCAGGAGCAAGTGAGGATGGGTTCCCAAGGCTGGGCTCCCAAGTCTTGTCAGACTGGCTGCATCAGAATCACATCAGCATCAGGTGGAAGATGTCTAATTAGAAACAcatccccagccccaccccagacctgctaaGTTAAAATCTGAGAGCAGGACCCGGGACTCTATACCTTCAACCAACTTCTTAGGGGACTTGGAGTAACCGTGTCCCCGCAGCTGCCGTAGGTACGGATTGGGGAACCAGTTTGCAGGAGAGTCCCGGTTAACACCTGTCTTTATAAATTTCAGTAACACCTTTATTTTAAAGGAGGACCTTTCTGGAGATGAAATTATTTGGTTAAGTGGATTATGCTTTCTCAGTGGGGCTGATAATGCCCCCGAGGGGGTGAAATTGTTTGTTGGAGGTGCAGAAAAAATTTTACATGTTTTAGGATTAAAGCACAGCTAGACACAGCAAACAGGCACCGACACACAGGAAATATGTGGCATTCACATTGTATAGGGGACTACTGGGAAAAGAATTTCCTGAAAggagactgaaaataaaatgaaaaagaagattgAGAAATACCATGTTAGGTAAAGAGAATTGTGAGCAGCCTGTAGATTTGAGGAGAACACGGGAAGAGGATTGGCAGAAGTGCATAAAAGAAAATCGGGCTGTAATTTTCAGGAGAGATtggttctccagagaaacggTCCCCTGTTTCCATCTGAGTTACTGACAAGGCTCTGGCCAAGCGCGGCTTTATCTGCTGTGAAAATCCAGGAAGGTTTCGCTGCTTTCTCAAAGGGGCTTTGTTTTGGCATTTGGCTGAAGAGACAGTGTAGCTTCTAAGACTGATAGCACTAGAGATCTTTGTCCCCTAAAATCAGATCCTGAGTTGTTTCTAATTCGAAGCTTTTGTGAATAGGGTTCTCTATCTTTCGGCTGATTGTATTTATGTTTCTaactttttacattaaaaagatgCCCAAATCCTAAATTTACCCTTGATTTTCTAGGCCCAGCTACACCCATGTAGCCAACCTCCAAATTAAAACCAGACCCCTCCTGTGCCCATCTCCAACTTCCAACACTGGAAGTTTTGTCTGCCCTTGAGCTTTCTGTAAACAGAGTCAGGGGGTAGGTATCCCAGTGCGCCTGGCTCCTGTCACTGCGCATTACCTTCTGGAGTTCACGTTGGTTGCCATAGGTAGTGGTAGATTATTCCTTCTCAGTGTGATGGAGTCTCTGTGTATGACAGCCTGCTATGGTGTCTTTTCCTACATACATATACAATAGTAGtgtacacagcagtaatagtgtAACTCCCTTCAAGTTCCCAGACCCGATTCCAATGCGTGGGGCGGGGGTGGGCGAGGGAGGGGGCGGGTTTCCCACATATAACACCAAGCAATCCTCAGACACCaacagggtgtctgagaactcaattctgatgctgtctgcccagAGATGGCACCAGATTGCCCAGGTTAAGGCTCTGTCctataagactgccctccacccccaactccagacacTGATTGCGAgtcccaggcagttccctgtgcttccgACCTCCCGGCTTCAGGTTGGAGGTCCCCACATCCTCCCcacttaggttcaattaatttgctagagtggctcaccgaactcaggaaaacacacttaccagtttaataaaggatacaagttaacaaccagatgaagagagaTACAGGGCAAGGTCTCAAATAAAAGAGCTTCTCTCCGcaggagcttggggcctggctccatGGCATGTGGAGGTGTCCTGGTTCCCCAACCTTAGAAGCTctccctgacagagaagcaggaccCAAGAGAGccataagctcttctcaggggttccTGTGAGGGCTGTCACAGTTGACTAAATTACTGGCccttggctgattcagcctccagccctgcccttgggtaGGGGTCCAGAAAGTCtgtcattaacatgacaagacagcCATTTGACCTTTGAGACTCAGCAGTGTTTTcattcaggaactgtggatgaagaccaaacgCACCTGGGAAAGATATATTCGGTCATATGAATGTCAAATACATAATCCTGATGACTCCTTGTATCTCAGAGCCACTCTGCATTTATCTGCTCTAACAGAAGGTGATCGACCCATTTCGATGCTGCATTCTGTCCGGTGTTAGCTGCTCAGTACCTGTGTTTCTTCACCCACCTTGCCTTGCCTCTGATTGAGGTCCTAAAGTAGGAAATAAAAGGATGAGTGGTGTTAATACCGCCAGAGAACGGTTGGGGTCAGGACTTCTAAATTACAGAAAGTGCTGTGACCCTGTCATGGCCCCTTGAAAATAGAGAAGgcatgtttctgtttttcttatctcTGCAGCTACGCTAAAATCATCAGAAACGGGTTGTAGCTGCAACCCAGGTGAAGAATTAAATGTGCCTGCTTAGCCTGGAGACCCAGTCTGAGAAACGGGGGCTACCTGGCCCCCTGCCCTGGCTCACTGGAGCCGGTGGTTCCCTTGGCAGCCGATGCGATGCAGCTGTCACCAGCGGCTGGCCTCAGTCCCCCCGCTGCTCCCCCCTCCACCACCTGCAGGACTGTTTTCCTTTTAACACTCAGCctggggtctgtgtgtgtgtgtgttgtggggaggGGGAGTTCTACGTCCCCACCAGCTTAGCAATAACCAGGGGCCCAGGGTGGGCAGATAGCCTTCCTGCTACACCCGCCCCTTGCCTCTCTCTCGGGACAGTGAGCTTTTACTGTTACAAGATAGCCTGCAGCTTTTATCTCCTTCTTTCAGGCTACACCCAAGACTGTATCAGAGCCCAGAATCACTCCTCCCCAAGCTTGGCTCACTGTGCCTGTACGTGGGTAACAGAGATGTCCATGTACAGGCCCTGGGAGACAAGATCCTGTAATGTAAGAACACTAGGGCCCTGGTTTTCTAAACTTGGAAGGAAAGGCAGTTCTGGGTAATATCAGTTTGGTGTCTTTATCAGGATGTGTGGATGTTAACTGCGCCTTTATTTTCGATGAGCAGTTGATACTGGAATTAGCTGGACACAGAAGGGCCACAAGGAAACAAAGCACCCTAATTCCAAGTGCTGCTGGAGGCAGTAAGAATTCAGGGACCTGCAATCTGACCTGCAGCTGCCCACACCTGCTCAGCCCTTCTTCCCTGTCCGCCGCCATCTCCCCTTTACAGGCGTGATGCCCGGCCAGACCTTTTCCTCAGTTGCCCTGTCCAGCGACCTAGTGATGTTTTTGAACAGTCTGTTTTTCCCTATattgaattttttgttgtttctaaaGTAAGTGAATCACTGtgcaataaataaaacagagagccCAAAACACAATCAGTCCCTGCAGGGATTTAGAAACTGTTGTTTAGatctgatatatttttatatatataaaaagcacATGGCAGGCATATAACATTGCATAAATGTCTACCAATCTGAATTTATTGACTTGATTCGCTAGATATTCATATTAATTGATTTTGCTAATTCCAGTGTCATGGTGATTAAAGGTTTGGGCTCCAGAATcagacctaggaataaatctcAGCCCTTGCTTCTCTGACACTGtgggactttgggcaagtttcttagtctctctgaacctctgttttcctcatctggaaaaaggGGATGATAATAGATGTTCCCTCAGAGGGTTATTGAGAGACTCCAGGGAGAGGGTGCATGTCAAGTGCAAAGCCCACGTAAGCCCCCCCCACAAAAAGACAGTGCACCTGCATTTTACACAGGACGCTACTTCTAACCCTGGCAGTCACTAGTGAGGCCATGTTTCTGGAGGTAGGGTCCCCAGAGCACCTTAGTCTGGGTACGTTGCTAAGTCTAACACCTGCCATATCCCTGAACTCCTTATGGAAATGGGGAAATCTGTAGCATGACCTTGTGCCAAGCATTTTGGAAGGCACAGGAAAAGCTGCCTTTCTTGGCATGGAGCCTCGGTGAGAATTGATGATCACAACAGCTAACGTTTCTCCAGCTCTCCTTGGGGCAGCTCTTTGCCATGCTCTGTCTCTTTAATACCCAGACCCCGAGACGTAAGCACCCTCACCCTCACTTGagagatgaagaaatagaggcTCAGAGGCTTCTCgtgacttatccaaggtcacacagctagtaaggagCAGAGCTGGCATTGTAACCCAGATTCAGTCTGATTTTAGAGGCTATATCCTGAGCAAATTTACTATCCTGATAGGACAGCATTTTTCAAACCTATTTGTTCACATTCCACAGTAAGAAaaagagggcaggggagggagggaagaaaaaacatttaGGAATTCTACTTATAAAGAagcaaagaaggagaaagagggagagagagagagaaagtatttaggaattacatttataaagaaagaaggtaggaaggAGAATGGCTAGGCTAGTATTTAGGTatttggaaggaaagaaagaaaatgtacatcTATACACGTGCATGTATCCCTAGAAACACCCTTATTTCCTGCAGTGCACTCTGGTATTTTAAGTGCTTCTCTCTTTTGTTACACTGCATTTAAATGCTGGCTGTCAGCACACTAGACTGCTTCCAGGACACTGTGGTGGGCGGGCTCGTGCTTCCCCTCCTGGTGTAGGCACGAGCCACCTCCGACCTGTGCTCCTCGCTGCAGGTGTACCACTGGGCCGGCCACTCGACCACCGTGCTGCAGCGGCTGAATGAGCAGCGGCTCCGAGGCCTTTTCTGTGACATCGTCCTGGTGGCCGACGAACAGCGTGTGCCAGCCCACCGCAACTTGCTGGCCGTGTGCAGTGACTACTTCAACTCCATGTTCACCATCGGCATGCGCGAGGCTTTCCAGAAGGAGGTAGAGCTGATCGGGGCCTCCTACATTGGGCTCAAGGCCGTGGTGGACTTCCTGTATGGCGGGGAGCTGGCGCTGGACGGCGGCAACATCGACTACATCCTGGAGACGGCCCACCTGCTGCAGATCTGGACGGTGGTGGACTTCTGCTGCGAGTACCTGGAGCAGGAGGTGAGCGAGGACAACTACCTGTACCTCCAGGAGCTGGCCTCCATCTACAGCCTCAAGCGGCTGGACGCCTTCATCGACGGCTTCATCCTGCGCCGCTTCGGCACGCTGTCCTTCACGCCCGACTTTCTGCAGAACGTCTCCATGCAGAAGCTGTGCGTGTACCTGAGCAGCAGTGAGGTGCAGCGGGAATGTGAGCATGACCTGCTGCAGGCCGCCCTGCAGTGGTTGACGCAGCAGCCCGAGCGCGAGGCCCACGCCTACCAGGTGCTGGAGAACATCCACTTCCCACTCATCCCCAAGAATGACCTGCTGCACCGCGTCAAGCCGGCCGTGTGctcgctgctgcccagggaggcCAACTGCGAGGGCTTCATTGAGGAGGCCGTGCACTACCACAACAGCCTGGCGGCCCAGCCAGTCATGCAGACCAAGCGCACGGCACTCCGCACCAATGAGGAGCGCCTGCTGTTCGTGGGCGGCGAGGTCTCCGAGCGGTGTCTGGAGCTCAGTGATGACACCTGCTACCTGGACACCAAGAGCGAGCAGTGGGTCAAGGAGACGCCACTGCCGGCCCGGCGGAGCCACCACTGTGTGGCCGTCCTGGGGGGCTTCATCTTCATCGCAGGTGGCAGCTTCTCACGGGACAACGGAGGCGATGCGGCGTCCAATCTTCTTTATAGGTATGACCCCCGCTGTAAACAGTGGATCAAGGTGAGATTAAAGCTGGATTATTTCTTTACTCTTGAGGACTTTTCATCTCCTAACCCTCCCTTCTGTGGGGCCTTGGCCACCCTCCTGCTTCTGAAAGAGGTGTGATGATAAAGTGACGAGCCACATGATTCCCACCCTCCCCTGGATGGGGGCCGTGAGGGCTGACCCACCACCTTCCGCAAAGTCAAGTTTGGCCCATAGTTGAAATGATGCTCCCCGGGTCTTGAGTCACTGCCAAGCTCCTCTTTTGGAAAGTTTTGGAGCCGGTTTAAGGAGGCCATGAAGGCTCATACCTGCCAGGAGCTATGCCCCTCTGGGGGGCACTTGGGTCTTGGCATCAGATCTGAGTTCACATCCCCACGTGGCTAAATCATAGCTGGGGACTTCAGACCGAGTCCTTGCCCTCCCCAAACTTCACCTTCCCCCTCTGGAAGCGGTTGGGGGCCGTTGACATTCTCAGGTCGGAGGATTGAAGCTCACACTGATTGGCAAGCACCTGGCATAGGGAAGGTGTCCTTGTCTCCCCCTGAACACCTCTCCAGACCACCATCCTTCAAAATCCGACTCCGTCTTTATACTCATACCTCAGCATTTTTACTTACCTCGGTGTTTTTCTGGGTGCAAAACTCAGAATGGACTCCAGTGGCCTTTTGATTTTATTCTCAAATCTAAATCTAAAACCACACTTCAAGGTGTAAGTCTTGCCACTCGAGAGAGCCTCCTGGCTTTGGAGCCTGTCCTCAAAAGCTGTGTACTGGTGACGGCCTGAAGGTAGGATCTCCTTCAGACTGGTGTTCACTTGTGTGTTCTGCTCAGATTATCAAAAAAAAGTTGGGTCTTCTGCTTTTTAATTTCCCCTAGAGTGCCACTTTCTGCCTGTTAACATTGGATGGCAGTCAgcactaattttaaaaagtatctgaTGAGGGGGGTGGGGTGCAAAAGGAAAGACgaattttttttccaagaaaatacGAGATGAGCAGTTCTGAACTGTGTGTCCTGCAGAATTCAAGCCCGTGTGGGCAGACGAACTTGGGGAGTTGTGTTCTCCATCCCTGCTTGGGGATTTCTGTCTTGAGGGCTCTTCCGGGCTCTGCACAGTCCCACCTAAAGAACCCCCCTTTCTTCAAGTTCGGCTCCCTTCCCCCAGACCCATTTGGCCCTGGCCCACCTTCCCGGGCTGCGCAGCCCGTAGAGCGCATCTGGGGAGTCGGTGCTTGGTACTGACCCTGCCCCGGGTTTGGGGCAGGGAAGGTACAGGTGTCTCGCCTCCACAGGTGGCCTCCATGAACCAGCGCCGCGTGGATTTCTACCTTGCCTCCATTGAGGACATGCTGGTGGCCGTCGGTGGCCGGAATGAAAATGGAGCTCTCTCTTCGGTAGAGACATACAGTCCCAAGACCGACTCCTGGTCCTATGTGGCCGGTTTGCCAAGGTGATTGTGGGTTTTGTTTGGCCCTTCAATGTGACAACTTTTGGGTCAGAGTTCAGTCTCCGTCACTTTCTGGGTATTTTGGCCTTCAGTTCCAGGAAGAACCTCCTGGCTAGGGAATCCTGGTGCGTACACCCCTTGGGGTGGAGGGCACATGGGGATGCGTCAGGGCTCTGGCTTTGCACTGTCCAAGTGCAGGTGTCAGCTGTGCTGCTGAGGCCAAGAGCCCTCGGTTTGAGTCTGTTCACTTCCTGAGTTTCAGAGAGTGAGTACTAAGTTCCCTTAGGAAGAGATTCACTTAAAAAATCTCTGAGTTTGGGCAAGAGCTATTTCAAGAGGGGGGCCTATCTGGGACACAGCAGCTGTCTCCACCCCGCCTCCTGTGTCCTTGTCTGTGCAGAGGGCGTGATGTGTAGGGCTGTCCTGAGGACTAGGTGAGATCCTGCTCAGGGGCCTCTCACGCAGCATCCCGCCCACAGGGCATACCGCAGGCTTGGAACTCTTCACGCTTCTTCAGTGTGTCTGCACCGAGGTGTGCGTTTACTGCCCGTTTATCATCGCTGCTGGTTTAGCAGAAGGTCTGTGCCATGCACTCCAGCAGGGCCCTGTAGCTGAACCTATAAGTGTGCCTGCCGAGGCAGGCTTACTGTGGAATACATCCAGGTGTCTTGGGGACATGCTGTGAATCTCAGCTCCTCCCAGCCCCGGTTGCTACCACCTTCATGCAGACCCCAAGAAGCCTGTGGACTGTATCACCTGGGTGCCTGTTAAGATCTGACAGTGGGATAGCAGCCTCTGGTTGCCACATGCCAACTTTGGGCCAAGTGCTTATGTGATGAGTCCTTTGATAGCCACGGTTCCCAGTGAGGTGGAGGTAGGTGCCCATATGATCTATCATCCAAGCCAGGATGGCAGTGAACAGGGCAGGTCAGTCATGTATATACTGACCCTGCTGTAGGCAAACCCAGACCTGTGGTCTCCCTGGGCTTGGGAACTTGAtcatcctgttttacagatggagaagtgACTCAATAATAGCAATAAGCACACCTGCCGCCATCACTTCCTCTGGGCCAGCCGGCGTGATTTCTGTACCTTAAATGCTATGACGACCTGATTATGTTTTCTTCCTCAGGGGACCTCAGGTATACTGAGTAGCAATAAGTGTAATCCGTGACGTGGCACCACCAGTCCATACAGGTTCCActctaatttcatttatttgctgaCATCTTATCATTCATTGACTTATGTGTATAATGGGACCTCCCTGACCCCACAGCCCAACCCAAGAACCAAGCCATTGAACGGTGACTTGGCCAGCACTGGACTGGGTCGCCCCAAAT
Coding sequences within it:
- the KLHL36 gene encoding kelch-like protein 36 isoform X1, producing MMEGSRPTRVSRPYKISESSKVYHWAGHSTTVLQRLNEQRLRGLFCDIVLVADEQRVPAHRNLLAVCSDYFNSMFTIGMREAFQKEVELIGASYIGLKAVVDFLYGGELALDGGNIDYILETAHLLQIWTVVDFCCEYLEQEVSEDNYLYLQELASIYSLKRLDAFIDGFILRRFGTLSFTPDFLQNVSMQKLCVYLSSSEVQRECEHDLLQAALQWLTQQPEREAHAYQVLENIHFPLIPKNDLLHRVKPAVCSLLPREANCEGFIEEAVHYHNSLAAQPVMQTKRTALRTNEERLLFVGGEVSERCLELSDDTCYLDTKSEQWVKETPLPARRSHHCVAVLGGFIFIAGGSFSRDNGGDAASNLLYRYDPRCKQWIKVASMNQRRVDFYLASIEDMLVAVGGRNENGALSSVETYSPKTDSWSYVAGLPRFTYGHAGTIYKDFVYISGGHDYQIGPYRKNLLCYDHRTDVWEERRPMSTARGWHSMCSLEDSIYSIGGSDDSIESMERFDVLGVEAYSPQCNQWTRVAPLLHANSESGVAVWEGRIYILGGYSWESTAFSKTVQVYDREKDRWSKGTDLPKAIAGVSACVCALKPRLEDKKKKGKGKRHQDPGQ
- the KLHL36 gene encoding kelch-like protein 36 isoform X2, producing MMEGSRPTRVSRPYKISESSKVYHWAGHSTTVLQRLNEQRLRGLFCDIVLVADEQRVPAHRNLLAVCSDYFNSMFTIGMREAFQKEVELIGASYIGLKAVVDFLYGGELALDGGNIDYILETAHLLQIWTVVDFCCEYLEQEVSEDNYLYLQELASIYSLKRLDAFIDGFILRRFGTLSFTPDFLQNVSMQKLCVYLSSSEVQRECEHDLLQAALQWLTQQPEREAHAYQVLENIHFPLIPKNDLLHRVKPAVCSLLPREANCEGFIEEAVHYHNSLAAQPVMQTKRTALRTNEERLLFVGGEVSERCLELSDDTCYLDTKSEQWVKETPLPARRSHHCVAVLGGFIFIAGGSFSRDNGGDAASNLLYRFTYGHAGTIYKDFVYISGGHDYQIGPYRKNLLCYDHRTDVWEERRPMSTARGWHSMCSLEDSIYSIGGSDDSIESMERFDVLGVEAYSPQCNQWTRVAPLLHANSESGVAVWEGRIYILGGYSWESTAFSKTVQVYDREKDRWSKGTDLPKAIAGVSACVCALKPRLEDKKKKGKGKRHQDPGQ